One region of Candidatus Eisenbacteria bacterium genomic DNA includes:
- a CDS encoding HlyD family efflux transporter periplasmic adaptor subunit, producing MNRNPKLRDGLVIRKVAEGDDVAYTVCDSERDKYFRIDPYTYLVAIHLDRDRTLADVARLCQEAMPYNDFSLPVVEEAVQDLNAIGLLEDPYSKNLLLIERARARRPRVAQIFRNMLRWEFGIWDPDAFLNRTIHSVRWLFRPVPVYAVTLGLLWCLWLVIVNRDRVSFDPNYLLGFTGGGSAAQGILFIVVILTVVGAVHEFGHAYACKHFGGEVHRLGFMVLYFGPCFFCDVSHSMLFENRWHRIWVAMGGIYFESFITVAAALLWQITPPGLGINDLSYRVMMMGLLFGVFWNLNPLLKYDGYFVLSDILQIAELREKSMRYVRDLIRRPFRRANPGEQVLGIRRRRAYFTYGLATLVHSYLIIFCFFQWLKGALVSAWSETGFIVFACMLGMFVRKPAGDALAQAAKAVRNPTRKTLTWAVAVLVLGVAAQFVRLPGYVAAHARYVAAEREVVRAEEPGRVAAVLVREGDRVFPGRVVAILENDSLRAAWQGARSRSDKSSIDLARSIEGSNPALYQDASLERGAAIADEAGLRTSRERLALAAREGGVVVTPRPTDLLGARLEAGDTLLVLARDAGSEVECDLREFDLGEIEPGQRFTLRLRSEPGRSLSGRVERVFSLPPESPGTKARFKVWGRLDREPEGVRFGESGIARIEVGRWNLYQRMGRAWSHFVRTDFWL from the coding sequence GTGAACCGCAACCCCAAGCTTCGGGATGGGCTCGTCATCCGGAAGGTAGCCGAGGGCGATGACGTCGCCTACACGGTCTGCGATTCCGAGCGGGACAAGTATTTTCGAATCGACCCGTACACCTATCTCGTCGCGATCCACCTCGATCGGGACCGCACGCTCGCCGACGTCGCGCGCCTTTGCCAGGAGGCGATGCCGTACAACGACTTCTCGCTCCCCGTCGTCGAGGAAGCGGTCCAGGACCTGAACGCGATCGGCCTTCTCGAGGATCCCTACAGCAAAAATCTCCTCCTGATCGAGCGGGCCCGGGCGCGTCGCCCTCGCGTCGCCCAAATCTTCCGGAACATGCTCCGCTGGGAGTTCGGGATCTGGGATCCGGACGCGTTCCTCAACCGCACGATTCACAGTGTGCGCTGGCTCTTCCGTCCCGTACCGGTCTACGCGGTCACATTGGGGCTCCTCTGGTGCCTGTGGCTCGTCATCGTGAACCGGGACCGGGTGAGCTTCGACCCGAACTACCTCCTCGGATTCACCGGAGGGGGCAGCGCCGCCCAGGGGATCCTGTTCATCGTCGTGATCCTCACGGTCGTGGGCGCTGTGCACGAGTTCGGCCACGCCTATGCCTGCAAGCACTTCGGGGGTGAAGTCCATCGACTGGGGTTCATGGTTCTGTACTTCGGCCCCTGCTTCTTCTGCGACGTGTCGCATTCGATGCTCTTTGAAAACCGATGGCATCGCATCTGGGTGGCGATGGGGGGGATCTACTTCGAGTCGTTCATCACGGTCGCCGCGGCCCTGCTCTGGCAAATCACGCCGCCGGGGCTGGGGATCAACGACCTCTCCTATCGCGTCATGATGATGGGGCTCCTTTTCGGCGTCTTCTGGAACCTGAATCCGCTTCTCAAGTACGACGGCTATTTTGTGCTGAGCGACATCCTCCAGATCGCCGAGCTCCGGGAAAAGTCGATGCGATACGTGCGGGATCTGATTCGGCGGCCGTTTCGGCGGGCGAATCCGGGGGAGCAGGTTCTCGGGATACGCCGGCGGCGCGCGTACTTCACGTATGGCCTCGCGACGCTGGTTCATTCCTACCTCATTATCTTCTGCTTCTTCCAATGGCTCAAAGGCGCGTTGGTCAGCGCCTGGTCGGAGACCGGCTTCATCGTCTTCGCCTGCATGCTGGGGATGTTCGTGCGGAAGCCGGCCGGGGACGCTCTGGCGCAGGCGGCAAAGGCCGTGCGGAACCCGACCCGGAAGACGCTGACCTGGGCCGTGGCCGTTCTCGTTCTCGGCGTCGCGGCCCAATTCGTCCGGCTGCCCGGCTACGTGGCCGCCCACGCCCGCTACGTCGCGGCGGAACGCGAGGTGGTCCGCGCCGAGGAGCCCGGGCGAGTCGCCGCGGTCCTGGTCCGGGAAGGCGATCGCGTCTTTCCGGGGCGCGTCGTGGCGATCCTCGAGAACGACAGCCTTCGCGCGGCATGGCAGGGGGCGAGGTCGCGCTCGGACAAGAGCTCGATCGATCTCGCCCGATCGATCGAGGGTTCCAATCCGGCGCTCTATCAGGACGCGTCCCTGGAGCGGGGCGCCGCCATCGCCGACGAAGCCGGCCTCCGGACCAGCCGCGAGCGGCTCGCGCTGGCGGCCCGGGAAGGCGGCGTCGTGGTCACGCCGCGACCGACCGATCTCCTCGGCGCCCGCCTCGAAGCCGGGGACACGCTCCTCGTGCTGGCGCGCGACGCTGGGTCCGAGGTCGAATGCGATCTGCGAGAGTTCGATCTCGGTGAGATCGAGCCGGGGCAGCGCTTCACGCTCCGTCTCCGGAGCGAGCCCGGCCGGAGCCTCTCGGGGCGCGTGGAGCGCGTGTTCTCGCTGCCGCCGGAGTCCCCAGGCACCAAGGCACGATTCAAGGTCTGGGGCCGGTTGGACCGCGAGCCCGAGGGCGTGCGATTCGGTGAAAGCGGAATCGCGCGCATCGAGGTCGGCCGATGGAACCTCTACCAGCGCATGGGCCGCGCCTGGTCCCACTTCGTGCGCACGGATTTCTGGCTCTAA
- a CDS encoding efflux RND transporter periplasmic adaptor subunit: MEGRDREPARYPDAPGTSGGGACVPDPPGRGIVRSGPEPGARRGPHAGGDMIARRLGDAFRRFAPLMILPLTVGLLGAGCSGPSPEPASRTDAATRQSSVPRVRVAAALPTSEGGTSFATYLEAEREAELVAETDGDIFEIRVVEGQRVEEGDTLLIIDDRDERLALQRDEAERAWALSQLNRAQALDQQGHVAAREVEQARLQLDRAEAALGLSQVALSRCAVRAPIAGLAWMIRVQPLHRVVVGQPLLRVTDPYRLRASAYLPSAFRGAVRPGTRVRLEPARGGAPIEATVSRVDPLTDPASGTFKVVATFRSRSASPEAGAEARFVLPVQPGDESCTVPGTTIVEAEGGSTWVWRCDSDRVHRCVVRLGPSHGDAIQIESGLGGHGNVVVGTDRPLRDGSVVEIVDSR; encoded by the coding sequence ATGGAAGGGCGCGATCGGGAACCTGCTCGATACCCTGATGCGCCTGGGACGTCGGGAGGAGGCGCTTGCGTACCTGATCCCCCTGGGCGTGGGATCGTGCGAAGTGGACCCGAGCCGGGCGCGCGACGCGGCCCCCATGCAGGCGGCGACATGATCGCCCGGCGGCTTGGGGATGCCTTCCGCCGCTTCGCCCCGCTGATGATCCTGCCGCTCACGGTCGGCTTGCTCGGGGCCGGCTGTTCCGGTCCCTCGCCCGAACCGGCGTCGCGGACCGACGCGGCCACCCGTCAGAGCTCCGTGCCGCGGGTCCGCGTTGCCGCCGCGCTTCCGACCTCCGAGGGTGGAACCTCGTTCGCCACCTACCTGGAGGCCGAGCGGGAGGCGGAGCTGGTCGCGGAGACCGACGGCGACATCTTCGAGATCCGCGTCGTGGAGGGACAGCGCGTCGAGGAGGGAGACACGCTTCTCATTATCGACGACAGGGACGAGCGTCTCGCCCTTCAGCGCGACGAGGCGGAGAGAGCCTGGGCGCTCTCGCAGCTCAACCGGGCGCAGGCGCTGGACCAACAGGGCCACGTGGCCGCGCGCGAGGTCGAGCAGGCCAGGCTCCAGCTCGACCGCGCCGAGGCGGCGCTCGGCCTCTCCCAGGTCGCCCTCTCCCGTTGCGCGGTGCGCGCCCCGATCGCGGGGCTCGCATGGATGATCCGCGTCCAGCCGCTCCACCGCGTGGTCGTGGGACAGCCGCTCCTCCGCGTGACCGATCCATATCGTCTTCGCGCCTCGGCCTATCTGCCGTCGGCATTCCGCGGAGCGGTGCGGCCAGGGACACGCGTTCGCCTGGAGCCGGCGCGAGGCGGGGCGCCGATCGAGGCGACGGTGAGCCGGGTGGATCCGCTCACCGATCCGGCGAGCGGAACCTTCAAGGTGGTCGCCACGTTTCGCAGCCGGTCGGCCAGCCCCGAGGCCGGCGCGGAGGCCCGATTCGTTCTGCCGGTGCAACCCGGAGACGAGAGTTGCACCGTCCCGGGCACGACGATCGTGGAGGCGGAAGGCGGCTCCACGTGGGTGTGGCGCTGCGACTCCGATCGCGTCCACCGTTGCGTGGTCCGGCTCGGGCCCTCGCACGGAGACGCGATCCAAATCGAATCGGGCCTGGGCGGCCACGGCAACGTCGTCGTCGGCACCGACCGGCCGCTCCGCGACGGCTCCGTCGTGGAGATCGTCGACTCACGGTGA
- a CDS encoding tetratricopeptide repeat protein has translation MSTDPSRISHYQIESTLGQGGMGVVYLAEDLVLRRRVALKFLNPELARDPEARKRFLNEGRAAATLGHPNAAVLYEVGTEGEDLFLAMEYVPGVSLRELLTDGPLQWVEVLGVAVEILAALREAHGKGIVHRDMKSQNVRRTPDGRIKVLDFGLAKIVGGSTITREGSILGTVAYMSPQQVVGEDLDGRTDLYSLGIMMYELLTARLPFSGDQEVAVAHAILHEDPITIRELAPEVPAELEHIVFKAMMKSVSSRYQSAEEMADDLTRFREHDRRRRAGIHEEVDLIANQDVYDVRRERFLAPLVGRGPMLDRIRACLREARSGEGAAVCVAGEAGVGKTRLLEEIQHICRREGARVIVSACLFGGTTSSYFPFAEAFRHYFALRGVTSAAALQTFLFDRTPRLGGSLPVLNRFLRFAFASNGPTSEEELWEVLDQLVAFIADERPLVLVIEDLQWADEASLRLFHFLARRVPRRRLLLVGTYRPEEIVTEPGEKAHPLPGLLQLLSREERFERIELPRLRRDDVREILDRLYPVHTWGDDFPSLLYRETEGNPFFLVEILKLLTSERVLEERESRWVLHTTVDKISIPEKVFDVVMRRLGRLGPREREILELGAVEGDVFHSGTILRGLRIERMALLKALQFLEQVHHLIHAAGPQYHFDHSKIREILYASIPPELRIEYHTVVGHFLKESFGDTEEYAGIIAHNLLAAGLRDEAIPYLTRAAGAASRLFAHTDAIHYLEQAERILHELYAAQPPAEQVRFLADIRERRGNEEYASGHYNDALASYEMALQLDRAGGKPRREAELAKVVGRVQYLLGRSMESRKSYDRAIAEYESIETGVRGQEDPAALALTCRELGKLHFFRGDLDRSKRYIDEAIRLAERTGNPRLKASALNNLAGIHYQHGELEDSLACHRAALSIREEARDPAELAQTHKNIGITHYRLGELSDAEPHLDEALGLFRKTGDRRGEAVTLRHLGNLHYARGDHGGAQRHWEASLSLCRELGNNEDLCRCLNNLGLLHFERGHYASAYRHYQDALEVSASMASKDHVLVVHINLAELYLSLDQLARSEENLTLAWDIAEALDAGAEKSVIQALWALLMAERGDLAAARAAADRAIGLAEPTGNAENLVRSLLASAEVSFAAEEYGPARQLAHQARDVARWSRMLRFELLAAYDEARATWREGDPLDAAHALREISPRAEDGGFTPLAARIHGLLGEILWDSGDVGGAATEFIRAADQMKEIIETLSEEDRRSFVHHPEWKGAIGNLLDTLMRLGRREEALAYLIPLGVGSCEVDPSRARDAAPMQAAT, from the coding sequence ATGTCCACGGACCCCTCCCGGATCTCGCACTATCAGATCGAGTCCACGCTCGGACAGGGCGGGATGGGCGTCGTCTATCTCGCCGAGGATCTGGTCCTCCGCCGCCGCGTCGCCCTCAAGTTCCTCAACCCCGAGCTGGCCCGCGACCCCGAAGCGCGCAAGCGCTTTCTGAACGAGGGGCGCGCCGCCGCCACATTGGGTCACCCCAACGCCGCCGTGCTCTACGAGGTCGGGACCGAGGGGGAGGACCTCTTCCTTGCGATGGAGTATGTCCCCGGCGTCTCGCTGCGGGAGCTCCTCACCGACGGGCCGCTCCAATGGGTCGAGGTCCTCGGTGTCGCGGTCGAGATCCTCGCCGCTCTCCGCGAGGCGCACGGAAAGGGAATTGTCCATCGCGACATGAAGTCGCAGAACGTCCGGCGCACGCCCGACGGCCGGATCAAGGTGCTCGATTTCGGCCTCGCGAAGATCGTGGGAGGAAGCACGATCACGCGGGAGGGCTCGATCCTCGGGACCGTCGCCTACATGTCCCCGCAGCAGGTCGTCGGCGAGGACCTCGACGGCCGGACGGACCTCTACTCGCTCGGCATCATGATGTACGAGCTCTTGACCGCCCGGCTCCCCTTCAGCGGCGACCAGGAAGTCGCGGTGGCCCACGCGATCCTCCACGAGGATCCCATCACCATCCGGGAGCTTGCGCCCGAGGTGCCCGCGGAGCTGGAGCACATCGTCTTCAAGGCGATGATGAAGAGCGTCTCCTCCCGCTATCAAAGCGCCGAGGAAATGGCGGACGACCTCACCCGGTTCCGCGAGCACGACCGCCGGCGCCGCGCCGGGATTCACGAGGAAGTCGATCTGATCGCGAACCAGGACGTCTACGACGTGCGGCGCGAGCGATTTCTCGCTCCGCTGGTCGGCCGCGGCCCCATGTTGGACCGGATCCGCGCGTGTCTGCGCGAGGCTCGATCGGGCGAAGGCGCGGCCGTCTGCGTGGCCGGCGAGGCGGGGGTCGGAAAGACGCGTCTTCTCGAGGAGATTCAGCACATCTGCCGCCGGGAAGGGGCGCGCGTCATCGTCTCGGCCTGTCTCTTCGGCGGGACCACGAGCTCTTACTTCCCGTTCGCCGAGGCGTTTCGCCATTATTTCGCGCTGCGCGGGGTCACATCGGCGGCCGCGCTCCAGACGTTTCTCTTCGACCGCACGCCCCGGCTCGGGGGATCGCTGCCGGTCCTGAATCGGTTTCTCCGCTTCGCGTTCGCGTCGAACGGTCCGACCAGCGAGGAGGAACTATGGGAGGTGCTCGATCAGTTGGTCGCCTTCATCGCCGACGAGCGGCCGCTGGTCCTCGTCATCGAAGACCTCCAGTGGGCCGACGAAGCCTCGCTTCGGCTGTTTCATTTTCTCGCGCGGCGGGTGCCGCGCCGCCGCCTCCTTCTCGTCGGGACCTACCGACCGGAAGAGATCGTGACGGAGCCCGGCGAGAAGGCGCACCCACTCCCGGGGCTGCTCCAGCTCCTGAGCCGCGAGGAGCGGTTCGAGCGGATCGAGCTCCCGCGGCTTCGGCGGGACGACGTGAGGGAGATTCTCGACCGCCTCTACCCGGTACACACGTGGGGCGACGATTTTCCCTCGCTTCTGTACCGGGAGACGGAGGGGAATCCCTTCTTCCTGGTCGAGATCTTGAAGCTTCTCACGAGCGAGCGGGTCCTCGAGGAGCGGGAGTCGCGGTGGGTGCTCCACACGACGGTCGATAAGATCTCGATTCCCGAGAAGGTCTTCGACGTCGTGATGCGCCGGCTGGGAAGGCTTGGTCCGCGGGAGCGCGAGATCCTCGAGCTGGGGGCGGTGGAGGGCGACGTCTTCCACTCGGGCACCATCTTGCGCGGCCTTCGCATCGAGCGAATGGCGCTCCTCAAGGCGCTCCAGTTCCTGGAGCAGGTGCATCACCTCATCCATGCGGCGGGGCCGCAGTATCACTTCGACCATTCCAAGATTCGCGAGATCCTCTACGCGAGCATCCCGCCCGAGCTTCGAATCGAATACCACACCGTCGTGGGGCATTTCCTGAAGGAGAGCTTCGGCGACACGGAGGAGTACGCCGGGATCATCGCCCACAACCTCCTCGCGGCCGGCCTTCGCGACGAGGCGATCCCTTATTTGACGAGGGCGGCCGGCGCGGCGTCCCGGCTTTTCGCCCACACCGATGCGATCCACTACCTGGAGCAGGCCGAGCGCATTCTGCACGAGCTCTATGCGGCGCAACCGCCGGCCGAGCAGGTTCGATTCCTCGCCGATATCCGCGAGCGCCGGGGAAACGAGGAGTACGCGAGCGGGCATTACAACGATGCGCTCGCAAGCTACGAAATGGCTCTGCAGCTCGACCGCGCCGGAGGGAAGCCCCGGCGCGAGGCCGAGCTAGCCAAAGTGGTCGGGCGCGTCCAGTACCTTCTCGGCCGATCGATGGAGTCCCGGAAGTCGTACGATCGCGCGATCGCGGAGTACGAGTCGATCGAGACGGGCGTGCGCGGCCAGGAGGACCCGGCAGCGCTCGCCCTCACGTGTCGGGAGCTGGGAAAGCTCCACTTTTTCCGCGGGGACCTGGACCGATCCAAGCGGTACATCGACGAGGCGATTCGGCTCGCCGAGCGAACCGGCAATCCGCGTCTCAAGGCCTCCGCGCTCAACAACCTCGCGGGCATTCACTATCAGCATGGGGAGCTGGAAGACTCGCTAGCGTGCCACCGCGCGGCCCTCTCGATCCGCGAGGAGGCCAGGGATCCCGCGGAGCTCGCGCAAACCCACAAGAACATCGGAATCACGCACTACCGGCTCGGGGAGCTGTCGGACGCGGAGCCACACCTGGACGAGGCGTTGGGGCTCTTCCGAAAGACGGGCGACCGCCGGGGGGAGGCCGTCACGCTTCGCCACCTGGGGAACCTCCATTATGCCCGCGGCGACCACGGCGGAGCTCAGCGCCACTGGGAGGCTTCGCTCTCCCTATGCCGAGAGCTCGGAAACAATGAAGATCTATGCCGTTGTCTGAATAATCTGGGACTTCTCCACTTCGAGCGGGGACATTACGCAAGCGCCTACCGCCACTATCAGGACGCGCTCGAGGTCTCGGCCTCGATGGCTTCGAAGGACCACGTCCTTGTCGTGCACATCAACCTCGCCGAGCTCTACCTGAGTCTCGACCAGCTCGCCCGGTCCGAGGAGAATTTGACGTTAGCGTGGGATATCGCGGAGGCGCTCGATGCGGGCGCCGAGAAGTCCGTGATCCAGGCCCTGTGGGCTCTTCTCATGGCCGAGCGGGGGGACCTCGCTGCTGCCCGAGCGGCCGCGGACCGCGCCATCGGCCTCGCGGAGCCGACCGGGAACGCCGAGAATCTCGTCCGCTCTCTTCTCGCCAGCGCGGAGGTGTCGTTCGCCGCCGAGGAGTACGGTCCAGCGAGGCAGCTTGCCCACCAGGCCCGCGACGTCGCCCGGTGGTCGCGCATGCTCCGCTTCGAGCTGCTCGCGGCCTACGACGAGGCGCGGGCGACATGGCGGGAGGGGGATCCGCTGGACGCAGCGCACGCGCTCCGAGAGATATCGCCGCGCGCGGAGGATGGGGGATTCACGCCGCTGGCCGCGCGCATCCACGGACTCCTCGGCGAGATCCTCTGGGACAGCGGCGACGTGGGTGGGGCCGCGACCGAGTTCATCCGCGCGGCCGATCAGATGAAGGAGATCATCGAGACGTTGAGTGAGGAGGATCGCCGATCCTTCGTTCACCATCCGGAATGGAAGGGCGCGATCGGGAACCTGCTCGATACCCTGATGCGCCTGGGACGTCGGGAGGAGGCGCTTGCGTACCTGATCCCCCTGGGCGTGGGATCGTGCGAAGTGGACCCGAGCCGGGCGCGCGACGCGGCCCCCATGCAGGCGGCGACATGA
- a CDS encoding T9SS type A sorting domain-containing protein — MRHSQRSISTLLLVGVLLLPSTTEARPPTGNGGSYSPQPTYTVVRPYWSGTLLRQTAATTSYFLYPGACVQRALGTWSAKSSPVADSLQPTPGFTNSSGYTDNQPDIAGNNNTIAYTRADQSLGEILWHVVNVSVPASQRPSILDGSNSLWCGKFDTNFAVQVGYPNHSFQILYLDTGAHSASYNFTFLGNLSTEQNYDYFTIIGGGTSGGNNLDPLQNNRALYNDIIPMVGTRFGGPDGNSEQLVSWTGSIKTAQNVASNSGSDLQIVVGAASGLPNSVSYTVTNIPSIHRVLYVVFTADSRFSSEDGLWPDSHGEIIDDVATSDNGAIYTDQAPAGGSDPFGGAIVRGTYGTAPFLSCRVAAGIGELWQLAPGTENVTSDFCAPQKQSSSDLFFEGGDPNTNLAINGQFNSIVSCTFPVPSGTASIFAQWTEYLDLPRFAGYVQYAEYRIHKFGSWSGWRNTAAYNAVNEGAFQGWIDDGDELAEAVQADSFQVRYNLECIPSFAADRANCSSSQANALLYDNFRIQVTSGVPAPIFGIFPGAIAQSMFVDGTIRGANCQTTPCWPGNRGSDLDPTGGTLHNIAVHDNWNAQLGDSITVAVVTGLRKNGMGINWKDGLDLTIAAGEDYQARHNGSYNAAFDFPRMIYRLFDPATKTWSAFDSCQIYANVSVAPTDTTILGSEYAINWPPDDKLRAGASLPGGFSINGNTTYASLRFLPRGTRMQYYFKGVDINGGTSYTFSSDNLAREVEDLPILPGVGGLRAPDIIEFRVLPSVYAAGPAGSLLENRTDTPLLNLDGTYTTWSYGYDPVTQALRGLGVRADRYRMLQGYDLASNIGGHELPDKRPGQLSNFFPNYLEYPIADSLAKWYRIMIQSGHHKTVTAFDEQDATLAEQWWRRDTGPDQGDRCFFVSGDDMFNNLINSTTVDNTLQLSLAQNVFGVSSCANAWSGTGTTPYPAIDDRFSAPGAGPGLAAPGTFTYPLDGGCPGANRFDALSKVADSTAQSVAFYPNAQVVGIARSRELDSVADKDRSKALGYGFSFQFIRDPAVAPTTQNYARSGVENRMRMLYKFLTSCRGARTLAASDTGRCWPCPSPATAPGIPSMQADWAGQTVGFQTSTYGPLYPIQAGALATAVEEPAAETPPHVNALLQNRPNPFNPETVIPYSIAIRGRVEIRVFDIMGRTVRTLVDRVETAGIHVVRWNGKTDDGARVASGVYFYRITYPSGEFSAKKLMIVR, encoded by the coding sequence TTGCGTCATTCCCAGCGCTCCATTTCCACGCTTCTTCTGGTCGGTGTTCTGCTGCTCCCCTCGACGACGGAAGCACGCCCTCCCACGGGAAACGGCGGCAGTTACAGTCCCCAGCCGACGTACACCGTCGTTCGTCCGTACTGGTCCGGCACGCTCCTACGTCAGACCGCCGCCACGACTTCGTATTTCCTCTATCCCGGCGCCTGCGTTCAGCGTGCGCTGGGGACGTGGTCGGCGAAGTCGAGCCCGGTCGCGGACAGCCTCCAGCCGACGCCGGGATTCACGAACTCTTCGGGGTATACGGACAATCAGCCGGACATCGCCGGCAACAACAACACCATCGCCTACACCCGCGCGGACCAGTCGTTGGGTGAGATTCTCTGGCACGTGGTGAACGTGTCCGTGCCGGCTTCCCAGCGGCCTTCGATCCTCGACGGCTCGAACAGCCTCTGGTGCGGAAAGTTCGATACCAACTTCGCGGTCCAGGTTGGCTATCCGAATCACTCGTTTCAGATTCTGTACCTCGACACCGGGGCACACAGCGCCAGCTACAACTTCACCTTCTTGGGCAATCTGAGCACCGAGCAGAACTACGACTACTTCACGATCATCGGGGGCGGCACCAGCGGCGGAAACAATCTTGATCCGCTCCAGAACAACCGGGCGCTCTATAACGACATCATCCCGATGGTCGGAACGCGGTTTGGTGGCCCGGACGGAAACTCGGAGCAGCTCGTGAGCTGGACGGGCAGCATCAAGACGGCGCAGAACGTCGCGTCGAACAGCGGTAGCGACCTTCAGATCGTCGTGGGCGCCGCTTCGGGACTACCGAATTCGGTCTCCTACACGGTCACCAACATTCCGTCGATTCACCGGGTCCTATATGTCGTGTTCACGGCGGACAGTCGATTCTCTTCCGAGGACGGCCTTTGGCCGGACAGTCATGGCGAGATCATCGACGACGTGGCGACCAGCGACAACGGAGCGATCTATACCGACCAGGCTCCTGCCGGCGGCAGCGATCCGTTCGGCGGTGCAATCGTCAGGGGCACGTATGGAACCGCCCCGTTCCTATCCTGCCGCGTCGCGGCCGGAATCGGCGAGCTCTGGCAGCTGGCTCCCGGCACGGAGAACGTGACGTCGGACTTCTGCGCACCTCAAAAGCAGTCGTCGTCCGACCTCTTCTTCGAGGGCGGCGATCCGAACACGAACCTGGCGATCAACGGGCAGTTCAACTCGATCGTGAGCTGCACGTTCCCGGTCCCGTCCGGAACGGCTTCCATCTTCGCGCAGTGGACCGAATACCTCGACCTCCCACGGTTCGCCGGCTACGTGCAGTACGCCGAGTACCGGATCCACAAGTTCGGGAGCTGGTCGGGTTGGCGAAACACCGCGGCGTACAACGCCGTCAATGAGGGCGCGTTCCAAGGATGGATCGACGACGGAGACGAGTTGGCCGAAGCGGTGCAGGCGGACTCGTTCCAGGTTCGCTACAACCTCGAGTGCATCCCGTCGTTCGCGGCCGACCGAGCAAACTGCTCGAGCAGCCAAGCGAACGCGCTCCTCTACGACAACTTCCGCATCCAGGTCACCTCGGGCGTCCCGGCTCCGATCTTCGGGATCTTCCCGGGCGCTATTGCACAGTCGATGTTCGTAGACGGAACGATCAGGGGAGCGAATTGCCAGACCACGCCTTGCTGGCCGGGCAACCGCGGGTCGGACCTCGATCCGACGGGCGGAACGCTGCATAACATCGCGGTCCACGATAACTGGAATGCTCAGCTCGGCGATTCGATCACGGTCGCCGTTGTCACCGGTCTCCGCAAGAACGGCATGGGCATCAACTGGAAGGACGGGCTCGATCTGACCATCGCCGCTGGCGAGGACTATCAGGCGCGCCACAACGGCTCCTATAACGCCGCGTTTGATTTCCCGCGCATGATCTATCGGTTGTTCGATCCGGCCACGAAGACGTGGAGCGCGTTCGACTCCTGCCAGATCTACGCGAACGTGAGCGTCGCGCCCACGGACACCACGATTCTCGGCTCCGAGTACGCGATCAACTGGCCGCCGGATGACAAGCTCCGGGCCGGCGCGTCGCTCCCGGGTGGCTTCTCCATCAACGGGAACACGACCTACGCCAGCCTCCGGTTCCTCCCGCGCGGCACGCGGATGCAGTACTACTTCAAGGGCGTCGACATCAATGGGGGCACGTCATACACGTTCTCCTCGGATAACCTCGCCCGCGAAGTCGAAGATCTTCCGATTCTGCCTGGCGTAGGCGGACTCAGGGCTCCGGACATCATCGAGTTCCGGGTGCTCCCGAGTGTTTATGCCGCGGGACCCGCGGGCTCGCTCCTGGAGAACCGAACCGACACACCCCTCCTCAATCTCGACGGCACCTACACGACCTGGAGCTACGGGTACGACCCGGTAACGCAAGCCCTTCGAGGGTTGGGTGTACGCGCGGACCGCTACCGCATGCTGCAGGGATACGACCTGGCGTCGAACATCGGGGGACACGAGCTACCCGACAAGCGACCCGGCCAACTTTCGAACTTCTTCCCGAACTACCTCGAGTACCCGATCGCCGACTCGCTGGCCAAGTGGTACAGGATCATGATTCAGTCCGGCCACCATAAGACTGTGACGGCTTTCGACGAGCAGGACGCTACATTGGCCGAGCAGTGGTGGCGTCGTGATACGGGTCCCGATCAGGGCGACCGCTGCTTCTTCGTGAGCGGCGACGATATGTTCAACAACCTGATCAACTCGACCACGGTCGACAACACGCTGCAGTTGAGCCTCGCCCAAAACGTCTTCGGCGTGAGCTCTTGCGCGAACGCGTGGTCGGGTACCGGCACCACGCCGTACCCGGCGATCGACGACCGCTTCTCGGCGCCGGGCGCGGGACCGGGTCTCGCGGCTCCGGGCACGTTTACCTATCCACTAGACGGTGGCTGCCCGGGTGCGAACAGGTTCGACGCGCTCTCGAAAGTCGCAGACTCGACAGCGCAGAGCGTGGCCTTCTACCCCAACGCGCAGGTGGTGGGCATCGCACGGTCGCGCGAGCTCGACAGCGTTGCCGACAAGGATCGAAGCAAGGCCTTGGGCTATGGCTTCTCGTTCCAGTTCATTCGCGACCCCGCGGTTGCCCCGACCACCCAGAACTACGCGCGGTCAGGCGTCGAGAACCGCATGAGAATGCTCTACAAGTTCCTCACGAGCTGCCGCGGGGCTCGCACCCTGGCAGCCTCCGATACCGGCAGGTGTTGGCCGTGTCCGAGCCCCGCGACCGCACCGGGAATTCCGTCCATGCAGGCGGATTGGGCGGGTCAGACTGTCGGATTCCAGACGAGCACGTATGGCCCGCTCTACCCGATCCAGGCGGGCGCGCTCGCGACCGCCGTGGAGGAGCCGGCTGCGGAGACGCCGCCCCATGTCAACGCGCTCCTCCAGAACCGGCCCAATCCGTTCAATCCCGAAACGGTGATCCCCTACAGCATCGCGATCCGGGGCCGGGTCGAGATCCGCGTCTTCGATATCATGGGCCGAACCGTGAGGACCCTCGTTGACCGCGTGGAGACGGCGGGGATTCACGTCGTCCGCTGGAATGGGAAGACCGACGACGGGGCGCGGGTGGCGAGCGGGGTTTACTTCTATCGAATCACGTACCCGAGCGGCGAGTTCTCGGCGAAGAAGCTGATGATCGTGCGGTGA